DNA sequence from the Treponema sp. OMZ 838 genome:
CGGTACAATTTTTTCTGCCAGTGTTTTACCTCATAACGGGAAGCAGCTATTTTGAAGATAGAAAGGGACGAAGCGGAAGAAAGACGCTTTTATCACCTTATCCATTAGTTAAGTGCTTCTACTTCCTGCACGGTTAGACCGGTAACTTGTACGATCTTCTGTATGGAGTCACCGAATTGTTTTAGTATCCGTGCCGTTTCAAGCGCTTTTTGACGGGAGCCGCGTTCAAGGCCTCTTGCTTCCCCTTCGGCAAGACCGAGCGATTTACCTTCAGCTCTTCCGCGCTCAAGGCCTTTACGCTCAGACTCGCTTATCATCGAGAGCCGGTCGCTTTCATATTCCCATGCTGCCTCATACCGCTTCCGTTCTTGCTCATCCAGATAAAAGATGTCCATCACCTTATTTGCCTTCGCCATTACAGGATTCCCTTGTGCGAGCATAGACCGCTCCTCCTTACTGTCTGTTTTGATAAACATAAGCCATTTTTCTAGGCTTGTCAAATTATCTTTTTGCAGCTTTGTTAAGTCTAAAAAGTGAATCTCCAAAAGCTCATCCAAAAGTGTTTGTTCTTCCGTTTCACGTATCTGATAGATTGAATGTATCTTTTCGCTCAGCTTAAACGGACTATTCAGCACATTGATTGCAATACACTTTTTCAACTGCGCATACTGGAAACCGCTCATAAAATGTTCATGGATCAGTTTAGAACAGTAAAAGATACTGCGTTTAGGATAATAATCAAAATAGGTATTCTGCATCTCTACATCGATTTTACGGCCGTCGCGTAAGCGGATTTTAATGTCGAGCCGCCCGGTTTTATCGTTGTAGAATCGGGGAATCTGTTCACTGTTTTCGATACGAACATCGTCAAAATCATCTGTGCTCAAAAGGGTAACCAAAGAGAGGAATTCAATCATGATGTCTTTGTTTTCCTCGGTACCAAAAAGCTTTTTGAATGCGTAGTCGTTTCGAGCGGTGAACAGCATTGGACTGCTGTGGGATTTGCTCATTTTCACTCCTCCTACAGTCCTTATGCGACTTTTGGAGGAAAATGGCTGGAAAAACCGGCATAACTCATCTAAATAATTCATAGTTTTAGCAAATTCTCTCGGTATCACATTTTTTTAAAAATTTTTATTTTTTTCCCAAAATTTCAAGCCATTTTGAGGCGCGTGCTTTATAAGACAGACAGCATCAACCGCAAGGAGGTTTTTATGCAACAACAAAAACGGGCAAAGCCCACAACACGTATGAAATGGGGATCGCTGTTGATCTGTCTTGTACTGCTCGGTATAACGGGATGCCAGCAGCCGACAAAACCGTTAGTAAAAGAGATCAAAACGGACAAGTCGGTACAAAGGCCGTCCAAACCCGATAAACCGAATAACGGAAACGGTGAAAATACAAATAATGGAACCGGTGCCCATTCCGGCAACGGTCAAAGTAATGAGCAAGAGGAACTTACCTATAAAGGACTTGATATTCCTAAAACCCTTGCACGGTCGCCGCAGCGATTGCGTGAGTTAATTTTCCAAGGACAACAGCTCAGTGAAACGGGTCCGCAGCTCAATACTCAAGGGATGGTGGTAAAGTACATCGAAAAAGAAGTCGAGTATGATGTTTCGGCTGCTTTTGACGATACGCTTTTGCTTGACCCTTCCCAGAACTCAATTTATCCCGGCTCTGTTCTGCGAGGCGATAGTCTTGATAAAGACAGCTATCAGGAAATCATTGAAGGCAATAAACGAAAAGCGGTCATTTCTTTCGATTTACAGGGAGTAAAAGATAAAGAAGGAAAAGACGGAAAAGCAGGTATTACGTCCGGCGAAATCTTCCCGAATTTAGCTTCATATAGAGAGCTGCGTAATAAAATACTCAGTCAAAGTATTACCTACCATGCCTCTGCCAATTTAAGCTATGAAGAACTGGAAATTACGAACGAAAAAAGCCTCGAAGCTCAGCTTAAAATAGGAGTGGGTTTCGGTGCAGCTGGGATTAAAAGCAAAATCGCAGCGGGCTTTAAATTTAAAGATGGAAAACATAAGGAACGGCGGCTTATCAAATTTGTCGAAACGTTTTACACCGTGGATGTGAATCAAGAAGCAGCTCCGCTTATGATTAATATACCGCGCGAGAAGGTGGGAGATACAATGCCAGTGTATGTATCATCGGTTTCTTACGGACGCATTGCCTACCTTACCATTGAATCAGAGCAGGAAAAGTCCGAGCTTAAAGCCAATCTCGACACGATATTTAAAGTTACGACAACAAACCATGCCGAAGCAGACATCGATCTGGCTATCAAAAAATTGGAAAAGGGAACAACGATTACAATCAATATTATCGGAGGGGGCAGCGAGGCGGTTACCGATCTTAAACAGTTTCAAAAGTATATTGTAAAAGAAGGATTTTCCGCAAAGAACCCTGGGCAGATTATTAAGTATCAATTACGATTCTTGGATGACAATGCCACTGCATATATCAAATACGGCGAAAAATACAAGACGGTAGAACGTGTTGAGGTACCGGCAAAAGGATACAAGGTAACCGCAGTGATAGAAAATATCAAAGGCGTCGGATTCGACTCCGCGGATATTACGGGTACCATTGATATGCAGCCGCGTGATAAAGATAAGCTTCAGAAGCCAATCTTTACCTACAGTAATACCAAGCCACTGCCAAAATTAACGGTTAAGCGCAATGATAATGCAAAACCTCAACCGCAGCCGAACAGTATTATGCTTCCGGACGAATCTTCCGTTATTCAGCTTTCCTTCGATATAAAGGGAACTATAAACGGTGAAGAACACGTTTTTGTAAGCAATAAACAAGGAGGCAATCCCAAGCTGCCTACGCCTACGGTCAACTTACTCGTAGACACAGAAAGCCCCTTACAATCCTTTACACTGTATCGAAAAGGGAATCCGGCTGAAAAACTGGTGTTCGATGTCCGGTTTACAGTTGAAAAAGAGAGTTAACAGGAAAAGGACGATGTGCTGATTTTAACCCCCGTGCAAAGTTTTACCTAAAATTTTGCACAGGTTTTGAGCCGCAAGCAGAACAACCTTAATACCAGTCGCCGCAGATAAGCCGATGCGCGGCGGAACCGGGGAGCGGTATCGGCGGTAATGCATCGCGTGTAAACCATGCGGCCTCCGATAGCTCTTCCTTTTGTACGGTAATATCGCCCGAAACGTATTCGGCACGGAAGGCAAGCATCAGCTGGTTGGGATACGGCCAGCCTTGGCTTCCGCGATACCGGATATCTTTGACGGTTAAGCCCACTTCTTCGCGTATTTCGCGAGCAACGGCTTCTTCTACGGATTCGCCCGCTTCGATAAAGCCCGCAATGCAGGTATAAATGTCGGAGGTATGCTGTACATGCCGTGCCAGCAGGATTTGCTCACCATTACTGATAAGCACAATAATACACGGTGCAAGAACCGGATACCATATTCTGCGGCATTGCGGACATTCCAGCGCTGTTTCGCTTACGCTTAAATGCAAACGGCTGCCGCAAGAAGAACAATACTTTGTATGATGCAGCCAATCGAGCAAAAGTGCTGCACGGGCAACAACCGCCGCATACTCGGCAGGTTCCGTTATGAATAGGCTTCGATACGGTATCCGTTTAAGCCCGTCAGGTTCCGCCGCTTCGGGCGATAAGGCTGCCGCAAACGTACGGTATGCCTGTTCACCGTAAGAACCGAGAATATCACTATCATTATATTTTTTAAGAACTTTAGATACTTCGCTACCGTTCGGCAACCGGCCGTTTTCTAAAATAAAAATATTTTTCTTTTGTATCAAAATACCAAATTCAAAATCAGCCCCATCGGGACAATCTATAAGCGTCATATTTTCAGTATATCATTTTCTCATGCTTTTTGCACATCCTCTAAAAAGTGCTTGCTTGACAAGAGCATTTTCAAAGTGTAGGCTATGGAAGTATCGGCGTAATCTAAAGATCTTACTTTTTAGAAATGGCTCGGTTAATACTACCACTCTATGGAAAGATACCGTTTGATATAAGCGGTTCTTTCCTCGATTTTTATCAATAAGGATGTATTATGAAAAACGCAGTAATTAAAGGGGCAAGTTACACATTGGCATACAGCCCCGATCTGTTAAAACGGAACGGTTCAACTCAGACCGCAGCGATTGCGAAAGATCCTGCTGATCCCTACATTGCCGCAATTCCGTCTCATTTAAGAACCTTTGAGCAGGCTGTGCAATATCCGCCCAATCAGGTATATATCGGAAACAAAAGACCTGAAGATTTGCCCGGTATCCCCGAACCGTGGTTTAAGTGCACTGAAAAAGCCGACCGCTTCGGGCCGTTCGGTGAAATTGCGACGCAAAAAGAACTCTACATTTTGATGAAGTATGCCGACGTCTTTGAACTGGTATACTTAACCGAAGAATTTACTGCCGAAGCGGCAACGATTATTCAAAATCATCCGTTAATGAAGGATAAGGCGATTACGTTGGGAGAAGCTCATTCCAAGGCCGATATCGAAAAGTTGGTGCAATCGCACACGGCAGAAGGTTTATACGACAATGACGTGTTGGTCGGCTGTGTCAAACAAGCGCATGACACCGACCCGAACTTGAGCGCCCATACGATGCTCGAAAACCTTGTTACCAAGGGAAGCGGTATTTTAACCGCGTGGCACCTCGCAGAGCTTGAAGGCATCAATGCGGCGGACATCGATTATATTATCGAGTGTTCCGAGGAAGCTGCGGGCGATGTGAACCAGCGCGGAGGCGGAAATATCGCAAAATCCGTCGGCGAAAAAGCGGGATGCGTTCATGCAACCGGCTGCGATATTCGCGGTTTCTGTGCGGCGCCGGTACACGCATTGGCAAATGCCGCGGCACTCGTGCGGTCGGGTATCTTTAAGAACGTGATGGTTGTCGCCGGCGGTTCCGTGCCTAAGCTCGGTATGAACGGTAAAGATCATGTTAAAAAAGAGATGCCGCTCCTTGAGGATATGGTGGGCGGTTTCGCCGTTTTAATTACGGAAGACGACGGTATAAACCCCGTTATCAATACCGACGTAATCGGTAAACATACGATTTCTTCCGGTTCTTCTCCGCAGGCGGTTATGACAGCGCTTATCTACGATCCGCTCAACGCCGCAGGGATGAAGATTACCGATGTCGAAAAGTTCGCAGCAGAATTGCAGAACCACGAAATTACCGCTCCTGCGGGCGCCGGTAATGTGCCGGAAGCAAACACAAAGATGATTGCCGCGCTTGCTGTTATGAAAGGCCAGCTTGAACGCAGCCAAATCGCGGAATTTGTAAAGCAATACGGTGTGGAAGGGTTTGCACCTACGCAGGGACACATTCCCTCCGGCGTTCCCTTTATCGGCCATGCGCGGCGGGATATGCTTGCAGGAAAGCTGCACCGCGCGATGATTATCGGAAAAGGCAGCTTGTTCCTCGGCCGGTTGACCAATCTCTTTGACGGTTTAAGCTTTTTAATTGAGGCGAACAACGGCAAAGGAAGTTCCGGTGCTGCGGGCGGCGCCGGTGAAGCGGAAATTAAGAAGATTGTAGCCGATGCTATGCGCGATGTCGCTGCCCGTATCTTAGCGGAGGGCGGAGCAAAATGAGCAGTACAAAACAACAACTGGCCGATGCCTTTAGCCTGATGGCGAAGGGACTGGAAACCGGCGCCTTTGCGGAAGCCTTTCCGGTCGGCTTAACCATTCCCGGCAGCGAGCACGGAGAAGCGGAGCTTATCCGCGCGGCAAAGCTGGCAGCGCACGCCAATCCCGGATTGGATATTGTGCTGATCGGCGGCCCGAAAACCGAGGGGTTCCGCTGGTATGAAGCGCCGACGCTGGAAGACGCGCATCATAAAATGGAAGAATTGTTTAAAACGGGCGAAATAAAAGCCGCGGTAACAATGCACTATACTTTTCCGCTCGGCGTTACGACAATCGGAAAGGTAGTAACGCCCGGCTTCGGCAAAGAGATGTTTATTGCGTCCACTACCGGCGCTTCCGATGCCGATCGGTATAAGGCAATGCTGTTAAACACCTTTGCCGGAATTGCCGTTGCAAAGGCAAACGGCGTTGAAAACCCGACGGTCGGGCTTTTAAACATTGACGGCGTTGCGACGATTGAAAAAGCGCTGTTAAAGCTGCAAAAAGCGGGCTATCCGATACGCTTTACCGAATCGCACCGCGCCGACGGCGGGGTACGCATGCGCGGAAACGATTTGCTGCAGGGCACCCCCGATGTGATGGTCTGCGATACCTTAACCGGCAATGTGTTGATGAAGCTTTTCAGCTCCTTCTTAACGGGCGGCAGTTACGAAGCCTCCGGTTCCGGTTACGGTCCCTGCGCCGGTAAGGATATGACCGATGTTGTCGCGATTGTTTCCCGTGCATCGGGCGCTCCGGTTATCGCCGCAGCCTTGGCGTATTCTGCGCGCAGCGCGCAGGCAAACTTGCAAGCGCTGTGCCGTGCCGAAATACAAGCCGCTGAAAAAGCGGGGCTGCAAGCCATACTCGACTCGTTCGGCGCCGCAAAAGAAGCAAGCGCGGAGACAGTCGCGGTACCGCCTAAAAAGGTTGTTACGGAAGAAATCCACGGTATCGATGTTATCGACATAGAAAATGCCTGCAAGACGCTCTGGAAAGAGAACATCTATGCGGAAGCGGGCATGGGCTGTACCGGCCCAGTCATCCTGCTTGCCGGTGAAGACGCTGAAAAAGCGCGTAAGATTTTAACCGCAGCGAACTATATATAAAAAGAATCGGGTAAACGCATCAGACTTCCTTTACAAATATACGGCGCATCTACTGCGTCGCTGCGAAAAAATTAATCCTCAACGTATCAAAGATACGCCTGCGGTTAATTTTTTCGTGCGCCTTGTATCTGCACCGTCTCTTTGCAAAGGCTTACGGGGAGCTTTTTTCTCCGAACCAGCCGGGTAAACGCATCAGACAGCTAAAAACATATCGCAAAATAACCGGCTGGAGCAGCATTTGAACCGCGCAGCGGTGAAATTCTGCTGATACAGCCGCTTATTTTGCGGGGTAATACACTAAACTGTCTGATGCGTTTACTCTGTCGATTTTCGCTTGACCTTTTAATAAAATAAATTTATTATCATTAATATGGGTTTCCTGACAAGTCAACAGCTTAATAGGTATTACGATTTTTTCCAAAAAGCAGAAATAACTTTTACAAAAGAAGTCATTCAAGCAATGAGTCTTAATGCACAGCAATCATCAATACGCTGCGTCGGCTCCGAAGGAGGACCTTGGCCGTGTGTCATTAACTCTTCTTCGATGATAGGCGCAAAGGTCATCGTACCGCAGCATTGCGGAATATACGAAAAGATATGTGCAGGCTCCACAGCGATTTCTTTGTGGTTCTCATTTTCACAAACGAATGGAAAAAGCGACCTCTCTTTTTTCGTCTCCGGAAAAGTGGTAAGCTGCACACCATATACGGTGACGCCCGATTTACTCCTGCTTAATATTGAATACACACAACGTGCTCCCGATGACTTAATTGAAAAGCTGGGGCTTCTTGTGGATGCAAAAGCGAATACCACCAAGCGCGGTGACGAACGTATTGAACTGAATGCGGAAGCAATGCGCAAACTCTCACTCAGCAAAAAAGAAACGATTGTCTATATCGAAAATATTCCCCGCCGTTGTATCGTGCGGGATATTTCGTTTTCCGGCGCAAAGTTTATTATGGCAGGGATTGCTCCGTTTTTACTCAATAAAGACTGCGTGTTGAAGTTCGACTTCGATGACCCCACTGTTATTGTCGGCTTGCGCGGAAAGATTATCAGAGCAGAGCTGGTAGAAAAACGGAAAGATCTGATTGCCGTTGCGATGGCATATAACCCATCATCTGTACCGCTTGCTTATAAAATACGCTTAACTCAATACTTTAATCAGCAGCGTAAAATCTACCCCTAGTGAGGTTTATTAACACGCGCACACTTCCGTAAGGCAATAGGACATACAAATGGAAAACTCCGATAAGCAGCTTGTTTATATCAAAGTACCCGATGAATATACGTTAGCGGCAAAAATTCCCGGATTTGATTCATCCATACCTCTCCCGCTTCTTCTAACGGACGAAGGGAAAAATTTTACGGCGGACAGTATTTCCGAAGAGATGATTTTAGCCGGTATGCTGAATGTATTCGCCTACGAAAGAGATAATCAGCACATTGCATACTATCGGGATATTTTTAAGGAATTACGTCCGAATATCCTTGAAGAAATGACCAATGCTGCAATTTTAAAAATAAAAAATGCTGATTTTGACTTAGCCGAACAGTTGCTGTTTGCACTTGAAGGTCTATTCCCCGAACACATCCAAACAAAACTGAATGTTGCATTACTGATGGATGAACGCTCTCGATTCTACGAACAAGCGGGAGCAGAGGATTATGCAGAATATTATACCGATAAAGCATTTCAGGCCTATAAAGAAACACTCGCAGCTGAACCGCCGCTACCCGAAGCCTTCTTTAATGCCGGTTTTTTCTTTATCCGTCAAAAAAACTTTCCCAAAGCAAAGAGCGTATTTGAAACATATTTACATATTGAAACGGCACAAGATGAATTAACGGCACACCGTAAGCAAAAGGCTTCCAAACTCATTGCGTGGATAGAAACTCAGGCACTTGACGACGAGCTTTTCAAAGGTGCTTTTGATTTTATCCAGATGGGCGAAGAAGAAAAAGCGCTTGAAAAAATACGGGAATTTTTGGAACTGCACCCTAAGGTATGGAACGGGTGGTTCTTGCTCGGCTGGGCGCTGCGCCGACAGGCACGATGGAAGGATGCTTCGGAAGCATTCCTTCATTGTCTGGAGCTTGGAAAAAAGACTCCGAAAGAACTGGCTATTGCCTATTGCGATATTTGTAATGAGCTTGCCATCTGTTTAATGGAGCTTGACCGGTTTGACGAAAGCCGCCGTTGGTTGATGAGTGCGCTTGAACAAGAACCCGAAAATATCAAGATTATTTCCAATTTAGGAACTATTTCGTTAAAAGAAGGAAAGACGGAAGAAGCCAAAGCCTTTTTTAGAACGGTTCTTGATATTTATCCCGAAGATACACTCGCCGTTGAAATTTTAAAAAGACTGGAAAATCAATAAAGAATACGATACGGAGTATACTATGAATATAGCTATTATTTATGGCGGAAGATCGGGTGAGCATGAGATATCGCTAGTCTCCGCTTCTTTTGTTGTCCGTGCTATCGGCAGCGAACATACCGTACATTTAATCGGCATTACCAAAAACGGCGAATGGTATTTGCAGCCGGAGTCCCTTTTGGAACATATCCGCAAGGATACGGACGCGGTACTAACAATAGAACGCAATAAAACCGCCCGGGTTGCTGTCATTCCGGGCGGAGGCACTGCATCCGGTTTATCCGTAAATGGCAAACCGATTACAGCGGATGTTGTTTTCCCGGTGCTGCACGGCAGCTTCGGAGAAGACGGCACCATCCAAGGTTTATTTGAAATGGCTGACCTTCCGTATGTCGGCGGCGGTGTGCTTGCAAGCAGCGCAGCGATGGATAAAGAAAAAACAA
Encoded proteins:
- a CDS encoding Rpn family recombination-promoting nuclease/putative transposase; amino-acid sequence: MSKSHSSPMLFTARNDYAFKKLFGTEENKDIMIEFLSLVTLLSTDDFDDVRIENSEQIPRFYNDKTGRLDIKIRLRDGRKIDVEMQNTYFDYYPKRSIFYCSKLIHEHFMSGFQYAQLKKCIAINVLNSPFKLSEKIHSIYQIRETEEQTLLDELLEIHFLDLTKLQKDNLTSLEKWLMFIKTDSKEERSMLAQGNPVMAKANKVMDIFYLDEQERKRYEAAWEYESDRLSMISESERKGLERGRAEGKSLGLAEGEARGLERGSRQKALETARILKQFGDSIQKIVQVTGLTVQEVEALN
- a CDS encoding thiol-activated cytolysin family protein, coding for MQQQKRAKPTTRMKWGSLLICLVLLGITGCQQPTKPLVKEIKTDKSVQRPSKPDKPNNGNGENTNNGTGAHSGNGQSNEQEELTYKGLDIPKTLARSPQRLRELIFQGQQLSETGPQLNTQGMVVKYIEKEVEYDVSAAFDDTLLLDPSQNSIYPGSVLRGDSLDKDSYQEIIEGNKRKAVISFDLQGVKDKEGKDGKAGITSGEIFPNLASYRELRNKILSQSITYHASANLSYEELEITNEKSLEAQLKIGVGFGAAGIKSKIAAGFKFKDGKHKERRLIKFVETFYTVDVNQEAAPLMINIPREKVGDTMPVYVSSVSYGRIAYLTIESEQEKSELKANLDTIFKVTTTNHAEADIDLAIKKLEKGTTITINIIGGGSEAVTDLKQFQKYIVKEGFSAKNPGQIIKYQLRFLDDNATAYIKYGEKYKTVERVEVPAKGYKVTAVIENIKGVGFDSADITGTIDMQPRDKDKLQKPIFTYSNTKPLPKLTVKRNDNAKPQPQPNSIMLPDESSVIQLSFDIKGTINGEEHVFVSNKQGGNPKLPTPTVNLLVDTESPLQSFTLYRKGNPAEKLVFDVRFTVEKES
- the nudC gene encoding NAD(+) diphosphatase, translated to MTLIDCPDGADFEFGILIQKKNIFILENGRLPNGSEVSKVLKKYNDSDILGSYGEQAYRTFAAALSPEAAEPDGLKRIPYRSLFITEPAEYAAVVARAALLLDWLHHTKYCSSCGSRLHLSVSETALECPQCRRIWYPVLAPCIIVLISNGEQILLARHVQHTSDIYTCIAGFIEAGESVEEAVAREIREEVGLTVKDIRYRGSQGWPYPNQLMLAFRAEYVSGDITVQKEELSEAAWFTRDALPPIPLPGSAAHRLICGDWY
- the grdC gene encoding glycine/sarcosine/betaine reductase complex component C subunit beta; the protein is MKNAVIKGASYTLAYSPDLLKRNGSTQTAAIAKDPADPYIAAIPSHLRTFEQAVQYPPNQVYIGNKRPEDLPGIPEPWFKCTEKADRFGPFGEIATQKELYILMKYADVFELVYLTEEFTAEAATIIQNHPLMKDKAITLGEAHSKADIEKLVQSHTAEGLYDNDVLVGCVKQAHDTDPNLSAHTMLENLVTKGSGILTAWHLAELEGINAADIDYIIECSEEAAGDVNQRGGGNIAKSVGEKAGCVHATGCDIRGFCAAPVHALANAAALVRSGIFKNVMVVAGGSVPKLGMNGKDHVKKEMPLLEDMVGGFAVLITEDDGINPVINTDVIGKHTISSGSSPQAVMTALIYDPLNAAGMKITDVEKFAAELQNHEITAPAGAGNVPEANTKMIAALAVMKGQLERSQIAEFVKQYGVEGFAPTQGHIPSGVPFIGHARRDMLAGKLHRAMIIGKGSLFLGRLTNLFDGLSFLIEANNGKGSSGAAGGAGEAEIKKIVADAMRDVAARILAEGGAK
- the grdD gene encoding glycine/sarcosine/betaine reductase complex component C subunit alpha, with the protein product MSSTKQQLADAFSLMAKGLETGAFAEAFPVGLTIPGSEHGEAELIRAAKLAAHANPGLDIVLIGGPKTEGFRWYEAPTLEDAHHKMEELFKTGEIKAAVTMHYTFPLGVTTIGKVVTPGFGKEMFIASTTGASDADRYKAMLLNTFAGIAVAKANGVENPTVGLLNIDGVATIEKALLKLQKAGYPIRFTESHRADGGVRMRGNDLLQGTPDVMVCDTLTGNVLMKLFSSFLTGGSYEASGSGYGPCAGKDMTDVVAIVSRASGAPVIAAALAYSARSAQANLQALCRAEIQAAEKAGLQAILDSFGAAKEASAETVAVPPKKVVTEEIHGIDVIDIENACKTLWKENIYAEAGMGCTGPVILLAGEDAEKARKILTAANYI
- a CDS encoding PilZ domain-containing protein, coding for MGFLTSQQLNRYYDFFQKAEITFTKEVIQAMSLNAQQSSIRCVGSEGGPWPCVINSSSMIGAKVIVPQHCGIYEKICAGSTAISLWFSFSQTNGKSDLSFFVSGKVVSCTPYTVTPDLLLLNIEYTQRAPDDLIEKLGLLVDAKANTTKRGDERIELNAEAMRKLSLSKKETIVYIENIPRRCIVRDISFSGAKFIMAGIAPFLLNKDCVLKFDFDDPTVIVGLRGKIIRAELVEKRKDLIAVAMAYNPSSVPLAYKIRLTQYFNQQRKIYP
- a CDS encoding tetratricopeptide repeat protein, whose translation is MENSDKQLVYIKVPDEYTLAAKIPGFDSSIPLPLLLTDEGKNFTADSISEEMILAGMLNVFAYERDNQHIAYYRDIFKELRPNILEEMTNAAILKIKNADFDLAEQLLFALEGLFPEHIQTKLNVALLMDERSRFYEQAGAEDYAEYYTDKAFQAYKETLAAEPPLPEAFFNAGFFFIRQKNFPKAKSVFETYLHIETAQDELTAHRKQKASKLIAWIETQALDDELFKGAFDFIQMGEEEKALEKIREFLELHPKVWNGWFLLGWALRRQARWKDASEAFLHCLELGKKTPKELAIAYCDICNELAICLMELDRFDESRRWLMSALEQEPENIKIISNLGTISLKEGKTEEAKAFFRTVLDIYPEDTLAVEILKRLENQ